A genome region from Phocoena sinus isolate mPhoSin1 chromosome 16, mPhoSin1.pri, whole genome shotgun sequence includes the following:
- the LOC116741610 gene encoding mannose-binding protein A-like has protein sequence MFLFLSLAVLLLCVVTASCSETKACEDAQKTCSVVTCGIPVTNGTPGRDGRDGPKGEKGEPGPGLRGLQGPPGKMGPQGNIGKPGLPGQKGHKGDRGDSSVAEAKLADLEGQMRSLKSQLDHIKKLQSFSLGKKSGKMLYVTNGEKMPFSKVKALCAELGATVATPKNAEENKAIQDMAPDIAFLGITDEVTEGQFMYVTGGRMGYSNWKKNEPNNHGSGEDCVLLLRDGLWNDISCSSSFLAICEFPA, from the exons ATGTTCCTGTTTTTGTCACTTGCTGTCCTCCTTCTGTGTGTGGTGACAGCATCCTGCTCAGAAACGAAAGCCTGTGAGGATGCCCAGAAGACCTGTTCAGTGGTGACCTGTGGCATCCCGGTCACCAACGGCACCCCAGGCAGAGATGGGCGAGATGGACccaagggagaaaagggagaaccAG GGCCAGGGCTCAGAGGCTTGCAGGGCCCTCCAGGGAAAATGGGGCCTCAAGGAAATATAGGGAAGCCTGGGCTTCCAGGACAAAAGGGCCACAAAGGAGATCGTGGAGACAGTTCGG TTGCCGAGGCTAAGCTGGCTGACTTAGAGGGACAGATGAGGAGCCTGAAATCACAACTGGATCACATCAAAAAGC TGCAAAGCTTCTCCTTGGGTAAAAAGTCTGGAAAGATGCTGTACGTGACCAATGGTGAAAAGATGCCTTTTTCCAAAGTGAAGGCTCTGTGTGCTGAGCTTGGGGCCACCGTGGCCACCCCCAAGAATGCTGAGGAGAACAAAGCCATCCAGGACATGGCCCCTGACATTGCTTTCCTGGGCATCACAGATGAGGTGACCGAAGGCCAGTTTATGTATGTGACAGGAGGGAGGATGGGCTACAGCAACTGGAAGAAGAATGAGCCTAACAACCATGGCTCAGGGGAGGACTGTGTCCTCCTCCTAAGAGATGGGCTCTGGAATGAcatctcctgctcctcctccttcttggccatctgtgaaTTCCCAGCCTGA
- the LOC116741692 gene encoding pulmonary surfactant-associated protein A isoform X2, protein MLLCSLTLTLIWMVASGLERDMKEVCLRTPGLTGERGEKGEPGERGPPGLPAHLDEELQSTLLEISHQILKMMRVLSLQGSMLAVGEKVFSTNGRSVNFDAIRELCARVGGRIAAPRSLEENEAIASIVKKHNTYAYLGLAEGPTAGDFHYLDGSPVNYTNWYPREPGGRGKEKCVEMYTDGRWNDRNCLQSRLAICEF, encoded by the exons ATGCTGCTGTGCTCTTTGACCCTCACCCTCATCTGGATGGTGGCTTCTGGCCTTGAGCGCGACATGAAGGAAGTTTGTCTTAGAA CCCCTGGCCTCACTGGAgagcgtggagaaaagggagagcCTGGTGAGAGGGGTCCTCCAG GGCTTCCAGCTCATCTAGACGAGGAGCTCCAGAGCACACTCCTTGAGATCAGCCATCAAATCCTGAAGATGATGCGCG TCCTCAGTCTGCAGGGGTCCATGCTGGCAGTGGGAGAGAAGGTCTTCTCCACCAATGGGCGGTCGGTCAATTTTGATGCCATTAGAGAGTTGTGTGCCAGAGTAGGTGGACGCATTGCTGCCCCGAGGAGTCTAGAGGAGAATGAGGCCATTGCAAGCATCGTGAAGAAGCACAATACTTATGCTTACCTGGGCCTGGCTGAGGGTCCCACTGCTGGAGACTTCCACTACCTGGATGGAAGCCCAGTGAATTACACCAACTGGTACCCAAGGGAGCCCGGGGGGCGGGGCAAAGAGAAGTGTGTGGAGATGTACACAGATGGCCGGTGGAATGACAGGAACTGCCTGCAGTCCCGACTGGCCATCTGTGAGTTTTGA
- the SFTPD gene encoding pulmonary surfactant-associated protein D: MLLLPLSALILLSQPPRSLGAEMKIYSQKTLANACTLVMCNPPEQGLPGHDGRDGREGPQGEKGDPGLPGPVGEAGMPGPAGPVGPKGDNGFAGEPGPKGDTGPPGPPGPPGSPGPAGRDGPSGRQGNIGPAGAPGPKGETGPRGGVGATGMQGSPGTRGPAGLKGERGAPGERGAPGSAGAAGPSGAMGPQGPPGARGPPGLKGDRGAPGDRGAKGESGLQDVTALRQRVETLQGQLQRLQNAFSRYKKVDLFPSGRGVGEKIFKTGGFEKTFQDAQQVCTQAGGQMASPRSAAENEALKQLITDQNKSAFLSMTDNKKEGSFTYPTGEPLVYSNWAPGEPNNDRGEENCVEIYPNGEWNDKPCGERCLVICEF; the protein is encoded by the exons atgcttctcctccctctctccgcGCTGATTCTGCTCTCACAGCCCCCAAGGTCTCTGGGGGCAGAAATGAAGATCTATTCCCAGAAAACACTGGCCAACGCCTGCACCCTGGTCATGTGTAACCCCCCGGAGCAGGGCCTGCCTGGTCATGATGGACGAGATGGGAGAGAAGGCCCCCAGGGCGAGAAGGGGGATCCAG GTTTACCAGGACCTGTAGGAGAAGCAGGGATGCCTGGACCAGCTGGCCCAGTTGGGCCCAAAGGGGACAATGGCTTTGCTGGAGAACCCGGGCCAAAGGGAGACACTGGACCACCTG GGCCTCCAGGACCTCCAGGTAGCCCTGGTCCAGCTGGAAGAGACGGTCCCTCAGGGAGGCAGGGGAACATAGGACCTGCAGGTGCACCAGGCCCCAAAGGCGAGACTGGGCCCAGAG GAGGAGTGGGTGCCACAGGCATGCAGGGCTCCCCAGGGACAAGAGGCCCCGCAGGTCTTAAAGGAGAGAGAGGTGCCCCCGGTGAACGCGGAGCCCCTGGAAGTGCTGGGGCAGCAG GGCCTTCTGGAGCCATGGGTCCACAGGGACCTCCAGGTGCCAGGGGCCCCCCAGGACTGAAGGGGGACAGAGGTGCTCCTGGAGACAGAGGAGCGAAGGGAGAGAGTGGACTCCAAG ACGTCACCGCTCTCCGGCAGCGGGTGGAGACCTTACAGGGACAGCTACAACGCCTCCAGAATGCTTTCTCTCGGTATAAGAAAG TGGATCTCTTTCCCAGTGGCCGGGGTGTCGGGGAGAAGATCTTCAAGACGGGAGGTTTTGAAAAAACTTTTCAGGATGCACAGCAGGTATGCACACAGGCCGGGGGACAGATGGCCTCCCCACGCTCTGCAGCCGAAAACGAGGCCTTGAAACAGCTGATCACAGACCAGAACAAGTCTGCTTTCCTGAGCATGACCGACAACAAGAAGGAAGGCAGCTTCACCTACCCCACAGGGGAGCCCCTGGTGTATTCTAACTGGGCCCCCGGGGAACCCAACAACGACAGAGGCGAAGAGAACTGTGTGGAGATCTATCCCAATGGCGAGTGGAACGACAAGCCCTGCGGAGAACGGTGCCTCGTGATCTGCGAGTTCTGA
- the LOC116741692 gene encoding pulmonary surfactant-associated protein A isoform X1: protein MLLCSLTLTLIWMVASGLERDMKEVCLRSPGVPGTPGSHGLPGRDGRDGIKGDPGPPGPMGPPGGMPGFPGRDGLTGAPGLTGERGEKGEPGERGPPGLPAHLDEELQSTLLEISHQILKMMRVLSLQGSMLAVGEKVFSTNGRSVNFDAIRELCARVGGRIAAPRSLEENEAIASIVKKHNTYAYLGLAEGPTAGDFHYLDGSPVNYTNWYPREPGGRGKEKCVEMYTDGRWNDRNCLQSRLAICEF from the exons ATGCTGCTGTGCTCTTTGACCCTCACCCTCATCTGGATGGTGGCTTCTGGCCTTGAGCGCGACATGAAGGAAGTTTGTCTTAGAAGCCCTGGCGTCCCTGGTACTCCTGGATCCCATGGCCTGCCAGGAAGAGATGGGAGAGATGGCATCAAAGGAGACCCTGGACCTCCAG GCCCCATGGGCCCCCCTGGAGGaatgccaggcttccctgggcGTGATGGGCTGACTGGAGCCCCTGGCCTCACTGGAgagcgtggagaaaagggagagcCTGGTGAGAGGGGTCCTCCAG GGCTTCCAGCTCATCTAGACGAGGAGCTCCAGAGCACACTCCTTGAGATCAGCCATCAAATCCTGAAGATGATGCGCG TCCTCAGTCTGCAGGGGTCCATGCTGGCAGTGGGAGAGAAGGTCTTCTCCACCAATGGGCGGTCGGTCAATTTTGATGCCATTAGAGAGTTGTGTGCCAGAGTAGGTGGACGCATTGCTGCCCCGAGGAGTCTAGAGGAGAATGAGGCCATTGCAAGCATCGTGAAGAAGCACAATACTTATGCTTACCTGGGCCTGGCTGAGGGTCCCACTGCTGGAGACTTCCACTACCTGGATGGAAGCCCAGTGAATTACACCAACTGGTACCCAAGGGAGCCCGGGGGGCGGGGCAAAGAGAAGTGTGTGGAGATGTACACAGATGGCCGGTGGAATGACAGGAACTGCCTGCAGTCCCGACTGGCCATCTGTGAGTTTTGA